The DNA sequence TTAATAGGTCAGAGTAACTGTACAATTTATTATATTCTTCCTGAGAATAATTTATATCCCCCAACAAACTAAAGGGAAGGTATGTTCTCAAAATCACCTAACAGAATGCATGGTATACCAACTGGACATCTAAAGAAAACCATATCCCTGTTTGTCCTGCGGGGTCCTCCCTGGGAAGACAGACGCAATGAAGGTCAGTTAGCTCCAGTGGCTGTAAGAGTCAACATGGCTTTAATTAttcttataaattatataaaaatggagAACAGGGCTGGTCCTGGAATTTCTTGATGCAGTTGGGAGTGCTCTGGTACAAAACTGGCACAGAATTCTGATGAGGAAAGACAAGTTTTTGTCAGTTCTACAGATAGTTCGCAACCCAATGCTTCAGTATCCACAGGAaagaaggtggagacagggagggcagAAGTTTTCTTTTGAAACCACTCATTCTCAAAATATAGCTTTTATGCACTTTCTCTATAAATGAGATTAGCATATTGCAACACAGTCTGGATAGGAATTCTGGCAGGAAGGATAACCAGTCTCCAAGGTCTCAGGGAGCCCTCCCTCCTCAGACACTTCTCTTCCAACTCGAAGTCATAGTCAGTATGAATTACCACTTCTAGGAACACACATCCCAATTTGAACaccaagtatattttaaaagcttcttaatgtataatcttcattctcagaAAAATGCCACATTTTGGATCCAGAGTTTTCTGAACactatttagaaaaataacaaaatcaaaaccatgtATAAGTGGTTAAACTTATACAAGAGAGACTTTCAGCTAGCTGTCATTCAGTTGGAGCTGTGAGCACGGGCGACTGAGGACAAGGTTACTTCCTCGCTGCTGGTGGAATGCTAGAGAAGATCTCCCAAAGGGCAGAAAGCCATGTTCAATGGCCAGTGGCTCAGTGTGGCCGTGTCTGCCCTAGCATTTTCAGTCTTGCTTGATCAATAACATCAAGTAgattcttggcatccacagcCAGGGCATGAGCAGCTGTCAGCATCTGCTTCTTGTACTCCTGCTGCAGGCTGGTCATGACATACTGCTGTGCCAGCTTCATCTTGCTGATGAGCTCACCCAAGTCGGAGTTCAGTAGCTTCTGTGCCATCTCGATCTGGAAAGACAAGAGAGAGGTCAGAAGAACAGCTCCCAGGCACCGGTCCTGGAAGAAACTTTCCTTAAAAGTAACAGGataggggctggtgaaatggcttagtggttaagagcgccaactgctcttccaaaggtcctgagttcaaatcccagcaaccacatggtggctcacaaccatccgtaaggaaatctgatgccctcttctggagtgtctgacgacagctacagtgtactcacatatagtaaataaataaataaataaatattaNNNNNNNNNNNNNNNNNNNNNNNNNNNNNNNNNNNNNNNNNNNNNNNNNNNNNNNNNNAACAGgataggccaggcatggtggacaatgtcttttaatcccagcactccaaaggtagaggcaggcagatctctgtgagttccaggtcagcttggtctatacaACATACCACAACTTCTAGTCCAGTCAGAATTACACAGCGAGGGGATAAAAGGGCAGATTTCAATAGGATGTGCAATCTGTCCACTTTGGAAATGCGGCAACTgtgtcatgtgtgcatgcatgtatgcacacacgtgGCTAGCATTCCTTTCCACTTCCAGCCCTATGCTTCCATGACTGACTCTTCTGCACACTGTACTTGCTGTGTGGACCCTAACCTCAATGTGTGGCCAAGAATTTGCCTCATTTTATAGACGGAGTGTGACATAAAGAAGTGGAGGTGATCAAGTCCAAGCATGCACACCCTAACATGAACAACTGTAATACCAAGTGACTTCAAGGGGACCACACAGGATAAGGACCAAGAACACGTTTTCTTACCATGCCAACTCTTTCCaggtcttttcttcatttttctttaatttgtgcacgtatgtgtgtgcatgtctcatGTGTACAGGTgactaaggaggccagaagggccTCCTCACAGAGCTTAGTTACATTTGATGTGACCTggcacgtgggtgctaggaactgaatgagggtcctctgtaagagcagccagtgcactaaACCACTGAACCAGCcctctttctgtgttttctgtattttgtcttAGTATTCTAATGATTGACTGCCAACAGCTATTGCTCTCTATTGCCAGTCTCAGGGTCACCCTCATACCACTCTGCTGGGGTAGGCTGGGCTGTGGAGTACATGTTCTCAAGGGTGTGTgttgtcccagaacttgctctctccctgtccttccaGACTACTATGTGTTGTTCCGTCATGACATCCTGCCTCTCTACAGTACTGAAACAATGGAGCCAGGAGCTGAAAAGTAAGTTGCTTTCCTCAGTCACCTTGCTGACTGGCCAGCACTGCAGCAGCTGTCCTCTAGCatgaccccctcccccagcaccatGGCCTACCTCTCGATGAGTGCTAGCTGGAAGAACAGGGATGGTCTCATCCACAGTGGCCAGTAAGGTCCGCAGGGCCAGGCCAACTTCCTAAGACAAGAACCAGAGCAGGATTAGGACACATGAAGACGGGCCAATACTGATTGATATTTTCTCTCAGGAATGTACTATACTGTTTCCTTTCTGCTAGTTgtaaggaaactttttttttttaaaggtatgacTCTGCAGCCAAGGCAGGTCCTAAATTCACCATaattttcctgcttcagcctcccaaatactgagaaTACCGATATGAGCCACCATAAGGAACACATATCTGTCTGTGCTTGATACTGACCAGTGTTGCATGTTACTAGGCTCATGTGCCTGAAGACTCAGATGTAACTATCCTTTGCTCTAATGCCCAAGGACAGATGCTCACATCAGAAGTTCCCCGTaagtggccgggcagtggtggcgcacacctttaatcccagtgcttgggaggcagaggcaggaggatttctgagttcaaggccagcctggtctacagagtgagttccagaacagccagggctacacagagaaaccctgtctcgaaaaaaatgtaacacttttcttttttgttccacTGAGCTTCCAGATAGATTATGGTATTCTCATAGTTCAGAGAAGCTGACAAAGGACACATCCTTCTCCCTGTGTATTAAATTTGGCTAAAGAGAGGTTTTCCCTGCCTGAAAGCAATGTGGGCCTGACTTGGGAGCATGTTTTCAATCTCACTGCATTCAAAACTATGCAAAACTTGTAAAGAAAAGGTCTGGTGTAGCTTCttcctataatctcaacacttctgaggatgaggaagaaggacTGCTcaaagtttaaggctagcctggattaTATGCAACactgtttgagagagagaggagaggaggagggagagcaagagatgGAGAGTTGGAGAAGTATGCCCTAGCATATAGTAAGCCAGGCATGAGCACACAAGTATGGTGGCTCATACTTGTACTTCCATAACCCTGGCACTTGTGGAATGAGAAGGACCTGTTGAGTTCACACTCAGCTAGACTAAGCTGTATAGTGAGATACTATCAAGAAATGAgtttccgggctggtgagatggctcagtgggtaagagcacccgactgctcttccaaaggtgcagagttcaaatcccagcaaccacatggtggctcataaccatccgtaacaagatctgacgccctcttctggagtgtctgaagacagctacagtgtacttacattaaaataaataaatatctttaaaaaaaaaaaaaaagaaatgagtttcctgcttcttcttccaGATGTTAGGGCAGCAGGTGTGTGTTATTGCTATTAACAGGACACAAGGGATGAAGCCCGGAACTTTGTCCATGCTAGGCCTACTTTTAGAGCTCCATTCCCAACCACCTCTCGCCccatctctgtgtagccctgactgtcctgcagctcgctttgaagaccaggctgtcctttaactcagagatctgcctgcctctgcttcctaagtgcggggattaaaggtgcactCCACTAAACTTAAAAGTGACAGTAATTAGAAGACTCTACCGCTTCAAGGAAGCAGCCTAGTACTTATTGATAGGAGCAAGTGAGAGCTATGGAAATGTCTTAGGAAGCTTCTCAGTGACACTGTCACCACCTGGTGCTTTACATCCAAAGCATCAGCTCTGGCTTCGCTGGGAAAAGAAGCCGTCCCCACCATATAGAGTGATAGAATTTTACCTTCACCATAGGGACGTACTCTTCTGGAGGAGCTGGCTGGATTTTGCTGGACATCTCGATGACAGCCTTCACTAGGCCTGTCACATTTTCATATACCTTGTCATTGGACCGGTCAAGGTTGGCAGTGGGAGGGGGGCTGATTTCCTGGGGCTGAAGCTGATAAAACAGAAGCTGGTCAATTCCTGCTTTCCAGGACAGAGTGAGGTATCACCATAATTAAGTTAGAGGGTCTTTAAAAGAGATCAAAGCAGATACAGAAGGTAATaagattttcttgtttgttcagGACATAGTTCAGTTTGAGGACGACAATAAAGCAAGTCATCCAAGGGACAACACAGAAGGCAGTGATGTCTTCTAACTTTGAGCTCAGTTAAAGGAATTGAGAAACCATACTATGCACTAAAGTGCCGAGATTCAAAGAAGCAATTAAGCACCCCATACTCCCAAGTCATTCACAAGGGGAACAACCCACAGAATTTATAACCAAGAATTTATCCAATTTTAAGGAAAGCACCACTGAGTGCTTTAGCATCAATGCTAAAcatctctgctctgttctgctcaGCTCTGTTGCCTTCACACATCAACAGCAAAGTGCTCTTTTCATGATGATAATGCAGATACCATTTGCTGGCATAAAGCTATTCATGTTCAAGTGGCAGAGAAGTGACCTCCCGCCAGCTCTATGCTGGCAGTTGGGTACACCAAGGCTGGCAAGGCTTGGCTCAAATAGTAATGAGGATGAGCGTATGAAGCCTCAGATGTAAAATGTGCGTAGGTCCTGTGCAGAGGGATGCCAGACATTACCTATATTACCTACTGTATCCTGAGTGCTGAGGGCAGAATGACACAGAGCTCCTAGGAAAGGCTGAGTCATGTTTCAAAATTCaagtcatgtgtgtgtattttacaaaGATTAAACTATATAACAGCTATCAAATTATAGGTCTGTTATGGCCCTCAGGCTACACCATATTTCTGGATGCCTTGGTTATGCACAATGGAACAGACAGTTATGTCTAATTTCATTGCAAAGTTGGTTATGTACCAGTCTCTGAAAACTACAAATACTCTTCTTGGCATCTGTCAGTCATGAGAGGTGACAAAGCAAGTGTGCCCTCCCACAGGGCTATCCACATGGTAGTACAGAGTCACATGCAGAGAACTGATGTGATTAAAGCGagccagacagacacacagatatgaTGTGCTTACCCTCCACGGCTATTGTCGAACATAAGGTGAGGAAAAGTTAAAGGAATTtatcagagaaagggaaaaaagaaaaacaatattaataagGCAGCAGAAAACTCCCATATAACACATGAGCAGAACATCTGGGTACTAGCTACAAGTCTGCTGTGTGCTCCCTGCTCACTGGCTGTCAGAAGTGCCTGTGCCTGCTACTGGCTCTTTTCACAGCACATTACCAGAGCTCTGCCATGCAACAGTCGTTCCCATGAATTAAATGAGGGCAGCATGCAAAGCCTGTGAGCGGCAATGGGCAGTCGTGCAAGAGTCTAGAGAGCAAGGCTCTTTGTGAGCAAGAAGGGCATGTGCAATCAGTAATCTTCCGTCTGACTCTAGGAGATTAGGAAGAAGCCACTCCACCCTCAGTCACTGCACACGGTTTCTCAGCCTTTGAGTCCTTGAATCTTAGGCAGCATTAGCCACATTGTCTAAGAGAGACTCATAGCTAGGGGCTATGTCTAAAGACctcagaagctttttttttttttggtttttcgagacagggtttctctgtataaccctggctgtcctggaactcactctgtagaccaggctggcctcgaactcagaaatctgcctgcctctgcctcccgagtgctgggactaaaggcgtgcgtcaccacgcccggctcagaagcTTATTTTTTAACTCTCCTTCTtacatatttgttgttgttgttttgaatgtCTAcgttttaaaatcttttaaagacaggattcattatgtagcccaggatagtctCAAAACTCCTGATCTATCTGCCTCAATATCTCAAAACGCTGGGGTTATTGGTATAAATCAGGCTGACATTTTTTGTTCTACAATTGGGTGACTTTGGTGTTTTATCTCCTCAATTCAATCCCTAGCTACCTTATTATGAATAGACTGGCATGGGAAACGCAACAGCCTGCTACCCACAGACCTGTCTAAAAGCCACCATGCCACCGTAAGCCCCAGAGAGCCTTGAGTTTAGAGGTGCAATCACCCAGAGATTACTTGGGCACTGATGATCATAATCCGTCTCTTCACAGGCACATGTTTAAACCAGCACAGAAAGGTGGGGGGCTCCTTGGAGGGGATAGCTAAGGAGCATTACGTCAGATATGAAATAACTGTTTAGTTCCAGTAGGCCAATGCAAACTTAGTTTAAGCTGaaagctttttcttcttttgcatgCTACCCTTTGATCAACCAGTCATAGGAAAGCACTGTGATGATGCTTCTAGGACCCTTCATAGTGACATCCTGTAAGTCAGAGCTTGGTGGGAGAAACAGCTATTATAGATTTTTTATTGTCCAAAGTTTTGATTACTTAGAAACTACTGGGCTGGGAGTTAAAAACCagccccctctcccccaacccttccCCAGAAACAGTCAATTCCTACTCTACTTAAAacccagaaaaggaaaaaataagacatATGAGctcagtgcctgcctagcatgagCTAGGACAACAGAACTATGCAAAGAAAACTGTAAACTATTTCTGTCTAAATGTTATTTGGGTGAATGACCTGAGTTACACATACTCAAGGCAAACATTCTTACAtcaaaaatattgttaaaaatattaaaaacccagtttttttttttttttttttttttaggatgggTTTAACTACCTGTACTAACCAGATAATGAAAGAAGATATATACATGAAGTAAGTCTATTTCACTCATAGGATTTCTCCTCATGCAGTATCATGTATTAAGGGCATCCTCAGGTATATGTTCCTATCATCATGAACTACAGAGTAAGAGGGAGTGTCAGGATTTCAGAACAACTGTACATTATAACACAGAACAGTTCAAAGGTCTGCTCTTGCAGCTATTGAGAACAGTTCACTGctctaacttttcttttttctttcaaattcaaagACACAATATTAGGAAGAGTTTTGTCTTTGCCTGTTCCTTCTCCAAGAATACCCAGTATTGCCAAAGAGTTAATGAGAAGCTACCGGGATTGCTGGAGCTGACAACAGCTTGTAGGTGTTTGAGGCCCAGTCTCCTTGGCAGGGTACCCTAGTCCAACTGCGTTTACTCAACATAACTTGTTGTATGCTATTCTGTGCCACAGTGAATCCTGCTGTTCTTGTTACCTTATGAACACACATGGCAATGATGCCCTCAGAGCCGCAGACCAACCTGCACCAACCATGGTGAAGCTGTGCTCTGAGATGACATCATACCACTCTCATCACTCTAGAAGAGGCCACTTTCAGTGTGCAGTCCAGGGTCCTTGGACAGTAGCATGCTGCTTCAACCACTGGCTCGAAGTGACCATGAATAAATGGCTCCACTTGTGTGAACCATAGTTATCTAATATAAAGAACGTGCCCTACCAACCTTGTGAGGCTGATGGCAAGGATAAAAAGTAAGGAAGTCTGTCACTACAAGTAGCAGAGGCAGCACTAAATAAATATCCATCCCCATCAGACTTAAGATGCCATCCATTACAccctgcactttttttttttaaagacagagccAAGttacagagcccaggctggccttgaactccatcttcctgtttgtttcttgagTGCTACATCAATGATGCCTCATTTTGTACATCTGCAtgactgcactcacatgcacagaagTCAAAGGTCAATCTAGCTGTGGTTCCTCAGGTCCCACcatcttgttttgagacagttggATCCCTCTACAGctctctgactggcctggaactcactttgtagactaggctgtaaTCAGATATCTGCTGCCTTTGACtccagagtactggaattacaggtgcgtgccaccatgcccatctatCCTGTTTCAGACAGTGTCTTGTATTGGGACCTAAGGTTTGCTGATGGTGCTGGTGTAGATGGCCAGTGAGACCCAAGCATCTGACTGTTTCTGCTTCCCCGCTGCTGAGATTCTGGACATGTTCTACCATACCTAATtttttgacatgggttctggagactgaTCCTCATGGTTGTGTAGTAAGCACCTTACTAAATAACCTACCCCTCactaaaaaagcaaagcaagcaaacaaaaaaaaaaaaaacccaaaccaaaaccttaAACCACTAAGAAACAAATTTCATCTGTATTCTAGAGCTACTAAAATGGAAACTACTGTGTAACAGATTGAAGAACAGGACACAAGGAGAGGTTTTCTGCCAAGCTGAGTGGGAAATAAAGAGGTCCCAGCTTTAAGTATTGGGCAGGGGTGAGGAAGTCAGGGGAGGTAGATACTTCCTTTCTGTTCTTGGGACAAAGAGATACAGGAGAGTTAGTCAGTGACACACCCTGGGGAGAAATACTGAGAAATCCCTCCAAGAAGAAGCTTGCTGGAATGTGTAAGTCAAATGCTGCCCTTAGGCTGAGGAAGGCTCCAGCACGAACACAATTGTGAGCCGAGGAAAATACCCTTTCTACAAAGCCATATTTATAAGGATGTGCAGATAACAGTGAGCCCACACATATCTCCAGCATGCTGGCTTCATGTTTAAAACAAGAAGCATCTCGTTGATTCCTATTTGGCTAGGGGATGTTGGCATAAAGTCCCTCACGTCTAGCATGCTTAGAGAGTCCATTCAGGAGAGAGTACAATCAATACTTTTATGAATCTTAAGAGTTTTGGAACACAGGATGCTAAATCCAGGGTTTTCCTACAGTCTTCTTGTCAACATCTCTAATCACAACATGAGATGAGGTGACTCTACTAACCGGGAAGAGACTACATTGTACAGGCATAGATACCCACCTTGACACCCTCATTGTAGCTGTCTGCAGGGCTGCTGATGCTGGACAGGTTGCTTAGGTGGCCAGGTGCTCCAGGGCGAGGTGGTTTCTTTGGTGGAGCTGCAGGATCTGGAAAATCAAAAGGGTTCCATTGCACATTAGTGAGCAGACTTTCAGGCCCCATCACTACTAGCATTGGTACAGCATACAGGAGGCTCATGTTCTAAGAAGGAGCTTCTGTAAGTTCAGCTTTCTAGTACTCTAGGTACAGATCTAATGTGGTGAACACCACACTTGTGTGCAGAGGAAACCTGTGAACATAACAAGGCAACCGACTTAAATCCTACCCCTGCCAAATCACAGGTACTTCCTCACTTACCTGGTTTCCCCACAGGCTGATAGATGTGTTGGTTTCCAGTCTGTGGAAGAAGAAAAGTTCAGTCTACTGCTCTGTGCCAGATAGAACAGcccacctcccctttccctaTTCTTCTTTATCTTGAATTCTCTGCTGGAGTCTCCAGATGCCTCACAGCCTCAGTTGGGTGTCATCAGGAAAGTAACCAATGTATCTGAGTGTGCTGCTagtctatgtcaacttgacacacaaactacaGTTATCTGAatggaggaaacctcaattgaggaagtgcctccacaagatccaactgcaagcaattttctttctttctttctttctttctttctttctttctttctttctttctttctttctttctttctttctttcttttctttctctctctctctctctctctctctctctctctctctctctctctctctctttctttctttctttcttttttttggtttttcgagacagggtttctctgtatagccctggctgttctggaactcactttgtagaccaggctggcctcaaactcagaaatctgcctgcctctgcctcctgagtgctaggattaaaggcgtgcgccaccacacctggctgcaagcaattttcttaattaaatggaTGGTGAAGGGCCCCTGGGTCAGTGATCCtgagttctctaagaaagcaggctgaacaagccaagggAAGAAACCCTGCAAGCAGCACCACTCAATGGTCTTGGCATTAGCTTCCGCTttcaggttcttgccctgttttgagtttctgtcctgacttccttcgatgatgaa is a window from the Mus pahari chromosome 17, PAHARI_EIJ_v1.1, whole genome shotgun sequence genome containing:
- the Ptk2 gene encoding focal adhesion kinase 1 isoform X15, whose translation is MRMESRRQATVSWDSGGSDEAPPKPSRPGYPSPRSSEGFYPSPQHMVQTNHYQVSGYPGSHGIPAMAGSIYPGQASLLDQTELWNHRPQEMSMWQPSVEDSAALDLRGMGQVLPPHLMEERLIRQQQEMEEDQRWLEKEERFLKPDVRLSRGSIDREDGSFQGPTGNQHIYQPVGKPDPAAPPKKPPRPGAPGHLSNLSSISSPADSYNEGVKPWRLQPQEISPPPTANLDRSNDKVYENVTGLVKAVIEMSSKIQPAPPEEYVPMVKEVGLALRTLLATVDETIPVLPASTHREIEMAQKLLNSDLGELISKMKLAQQYVMTSLQQEYKKQMLTAAHALAVDAKNLLDVIDQARLKMLGQTRPH